A region from the Malus domestica chromosome 07, GDT2T_hap1 genome encodes:
- the LOC103439382 gene encoding calcium-transporting ATPase, endoplasmic reticulum-type — protein MEEKPFPAWSWSIEQCLKELHVKLDKGLSTYEVEKRRERHGWNELAKEKGKPLWRLVLEQFDDTLVKILLVAAFISFVLAFMGGGESGDSGFEAYVEPFVIVLILVLNAIVGVWQESNAEKALEALKQMQSESGKVLRDGYLVPDLPARELVPGDIVELRVGDKVPADMRVVVLKTSTLRVEQSSLTGEAMPVLKNTDPMFMDDCDLQAKENMVFSGTTVVNGSCLCVVISTGMNTEIGKIQKQIHEASLEEDDTPLKKKLDEFGSRFTTAIGFVCLIVWVMNYKNFLSWDLVDGWPTNVRFSFERCTYYFKIAVALAVAAIPEGLPAVITTCLALGTRKMAQKNAIVRKLPSVETLGCTTVICSDKTGTLTTNQMSVTEFFTLGGKTTASRTIRVEGTTYDPKDGGIVDWSCFNMDVNMQAMAEICAVCNDAGIYFDGQLFRSTGLPTEAALKVLVEKMGVPDAKARNKIRDMQLAASYLIDSTAAKLGCCEWWTKRSKRVATLEFDRVRKSMSVIVREPTGRNRLLVKGAVESLLERAFHVQLADGSLVPIDETCKQLLLSRLQEMSSKGLRCLGFAYKEELGEFSDYSSASHPAHKKLLDPACYSSIESDLIFVGIVGLRDPPRDEVGKAIEDCREAGIKVMVITGDNKSTAEAICQEIRLLSKDEDMKGRSFTGKEFMVLPQSQQKEVLSKPGGKVFSRAEPRHKQEIVRMLKEMGEIVAMTGDGVNDAPALKLADIGIAMGITGTEVAKEASDMVLADDNFSTIVSAVAEGRAIYTNMKAFIRYMISSNVGEVISIFLTAALGIPECMIPVQLLWVNLVTDGPPATALGFNPADIHIMKKPPRKSNDPLMSSWVLFRYLVIGSYVGIATVGIFVLWYTQASFMGITLVSDGHTLVEVSQLRNWGDCPSWSNFTAAPFTVSGGRTITFSDPCDYFSVGKVKAMTLSLSVLVAIEMFNSLNALSEDISLVKMPPWRNPWLLVAMSVSFGLHCLILYIPFLADVFGVVPLSLNEWLLVILISAPVILIDEVLKLVGRRRWRAKKEKTA, from the exons ATGGAAGAAAAGCCGTTCCCGGCATGGTCATGGTCAATTGAGCAGTGCTTGAAGGAGTTACATGTGAAGCTAGATAAGGGTCTGAGCACTTATGAGGTTGAGAAGCGACGCGAAAGGCATGGCTGGAATGAGCTTGCCAAAGAGAAGGGGAAGCCGTTATGGCGGCTTGTACTCGAGCAGTTCGACGACACATTAGTGAAAATACTTCTGGTTGCAGCCTTCATATCTTTTGTTTTGGCTTTCATGGGTGGAGGTGAGTCAGGGGACTCCGGTTTTGAAGCCTATGTGGAACCGTTTGTGATAGTTTTGATTCTAGTCCTCAATGCCATTGTTGGAGTTTGGCAAGAGAGTAATGCTGAAAAAGCGCTCGAAGCACTTAAGCAGATGCAGAGTGAGTCCGGTAAGGTTTTGAGAGACGGGTATTTGGTGCCGGATTTACCTGCAAGGGAACTTGTTCCGGGTGACATTGTTGAGTTGCGCGTTGGAGACAAAGTTCCTGCTGACATGAGAGTGGTGGTTTTAAAGACTTCGACTTTGCGAGTTGAGCAGAGTTCATTGACTGGAGAGGCCATGCCGGTGTTGAAAAACACTGATCCTATGTTCATGGATGACTGTGACTTGCAGGCTAAAGAGAATATGGTTTTTTCGGGCACAACAGTTGTCAACGGCAGCTGTCTTTGTGTTGTGATTAGCACTGGCATGAACACTGAGATTGGGAAAATCCAGAAGCAAATACATGAGGCTTCTTTGGAAGAAGATGACACCCCTTTGAAGAAGAAGCTGGACGAATTTGGAAGCCGGTTCACGACTGCAATTGGTTTTGTTTGCCTCATTGTTTGggttatgaactacaaaaacTTTCTCTCATGGGATCTCGTTGATGGATGGCCAACGAATGTTAGGTTTTCGTTTGAGAGATGCACGTACTATTTCAAGATAGCTGTTGCACTCGCTGTGGCTGCAATCCCAGAAGGTCTTCCTGCTGTTATCACAACTTGCTTAGCTCTTGGGACAAGGAAAATGGCACAAAAGAATGCGATTGTGAGGAAGCTTCCGAGCGTAGAAACCTTAGGATGCACAACTGTAATTTGTTCGGATAAAACGGGGACTTTGACAACAAACCAGATGTCTGTGACAGAGTTCTTCACTTTGGGTGGAAAAACCACTGCTTCTCGAACGATTCGTGTTGAAGGCACAACTTATGATCCCAAGGATGGCGGAATTGTTGATTGGAGTTGCTTTAACATGGATGTTAACATGCAGGCCATGGCAGAAATATGTGCTGTTTGCAATGATGCTGGCATTTATTTTGATGGCCAGCTCTTCAGGTCTACGGGTTTGCCTACTGAGGCAGCTCTCAAGGTTTTGGTCGAAAAGATGGGAGTTCCAGACGCCAAAGCGAGGAACAAAATTCGTGACATGCAGCTCGCTGCAAGCTACTTAATCGACAGCACGGCAGCGAAATTAG GGTGTTGCGAGTGGTggacaaaaagatcgaaaagggTTGCCACGCTAGAATTTGATCGTGTCCGAAAGTCTATGAGTGTTATTGTCCGGGAGCCAACTGGGCGTAATCGACTTCTTGTCAAG GGTGCCGTTGAGAGCTTACTGGAGCGCGCTTTCCATGTGCAACTTGCTGATGGATCCCTCGTTCCAATCGACGAAACTTGTAAACAGCTATTGCTCTCGAGACTCCAAGAGATGAGCTCAAAGGGATTGCGGTGCTTGGGATTTGCATACAAGGAGGAGTTGGGAGAGTTCTCAGATTATTCTTCCGCAAGTCATCCTGCTCACAAGAAGTTGCTTGATCCGGCCTGCTACTCCTCCATCGAAAGTGACTTAATTTTCGTAGGCATTGTTGGGTTAAGA GACCCTCCTCGCGATGAAGTTGGCAAAGCGATCGAAGATTGTAGAGAAGCTGGAATTAAAGTTATGGTGATAACTGGAGATAATAAGTCCACGGCTGAGGCAATCTGTCAAGAAATCAGATTGTTATCTAAAGACGAGGATATGAAAGGGAGAAGCTTTACAGGAAAAGAGTTCATGGTTCTTCCCCAGTCGCAACAAAAGGAAGTTTTATCGAAACCAGGAGGGAAGGTTTTCTCTCGTGCCGAGCCTAGGCATAAGCAAGAAATAGTAAGGATGCTGAAAGAGATGGGGGAGATTGTTGCAATGACCGGAGATGGAGTGAACGATGCACCAGCACTCAAACTTGCTGACATTGGAATCGCCATGGGAATTACTGGGACTGAG GTGGCGAAAGAAGCTTCGGATATGGTTTTGGCGGATGATAATTTCAGTACTATAGTTTCCGCTGTTGCAGAAGGCCGGGCCATTTACACTAATATGAAAGCTTTCATCAG GTACATGATATCTTCAAACGTCGGAGAAGTCATATCCATATTCTTGACCGCTGCGTTGGGAATACCAGAATGTATGATACCTGTGCAGCTTCTGTGGGTAAATCTGGTTACCGATGGACCGCCAGCAACAGCTCTCGGTTTTAACCCAGCTGACATTCATATTATGAAGAAACCACCTCGGAAAAGCAATGATCCTCTTATGAGTTCTTGGGTTCTCTTCCGCTACTTG GTAATTGGTTCCTACGTAGGCATCGCAACCGTTGGCATCTTCGTCTTGTGGTATACTCAGGCTTCCTTCATGGGCATCACTCTTGTGAGTGACGGACACACACTCGTTGAAGTGTCTCAACTTCGCAACTGGGGCGACTGCCCCTCATGGTCAAACTTCACAGCGGCTCCATTCACGGTTAGTGGGGGTCGGACAATCACTTTTTCCGACCCCTGTGACTATTTCTCTGTTGGGAAAGTGAAGGCAATGACTCTGTCCCTCTCAGTACTGGTGGCCATTGAGATGTTCAATTCCCTCAATGCTCTCTCTGAAGACATCAGCTTGGTGAAAATGCCACCTTGGAGGAACCCTTGGCTTCTGGTTGCCATGTCGGTCTCATTTGGGCTTCACTGCCTCATTCTCTACATCCCGTTTCTGGCAGACGTCTTCGGTGTTGTTCCGTTGAGCCTGAATGAGTGGCTCCTCGTAATTTTGATCTCCGCGCCGGTGATCCTTATCGACGAGGTTCTTAAATTAGTAGGAAGGAGGAGATGGAGAGCAAAGAAGGAGAAGACAGCATGA
- the LOC103439381 gene encoding U-box domain-containing protein 24-like, which translates to MLAPDLVSSVASAPASEIISQTLEAIFEIAAAAGDVLVKKDTFKEVSTYLERIVPILRELNKKSILHSESLNNVMVILNREIRAAKQLTLECRKRNKVYLLIHCRTIVKRLEDTMKEISRALGLLPLTSLDISSGIVEEIEKLCDNMQRAEFRAAIAEEEILNKIESGIQERNVDRSYANNLLVLIAEAIGISTERSVLKKELEDFRSEIENARLRKDQAEAIQMDQIIALLERADAASSSKEKEMKYMIKRKSLGFQLLEPLQSFYCPITRDVMVDPVETSSGQTFEKSAIEKWFADGNKLCPLTMTSLDTSILRPNKTLRQSIEEWKDRNSMITIGSLKSKLQSEEEEEVLHCLADLLDLCKQRELHKEWVILENYIPILIQLLGVKNPEIRNNALVILCILVKDSDDAKERIAKVDNGIESIVRSLGRRVEERKLAVALLLELSKYNLVRECIGKVQGCILLLVTMSNSDDNRAARDARELLENLSFSNENVVQMAKANYFKHLLQRLTTGPEDVQMIMASNLAEMELTDHNKESLVQGGVMGPLLYMVAHGDIPIKMVAVRALRNLSSLPKNGLQMIREGAERPLLDLLFSLSSSLSSLREYIAATIMQLSISMASQESNQTPVSFLESDEDIIKLISLISLMGPNVKQSIIRTFHALCQSPSTTSIKTKLIQSSAVQVLVQLCEHDDLNLRASAVKLFSCLVEGSSEVTTILEHVNQKCIETIIKIIKTSDDEEEVAYAMDIISNLPENTEITQWLMDAGALHVILSFLQNSKRNGPHRNQLTENAVGAICRFTAPTNLEWQKNAAGAGIIPLFVHLLESGTSLTKERAAISLSRFSKSSPSLSQSLPNRKGFCCFSAPPETGCPVHGGICGIVSSFCLVEAGAVGPLVRILGEPDPGACEASLDALLTLIEGERLQMGSKVLTDANAIPPIIKFLVHPKASLQEKALNALERMFRLLEFKQKFGGSAQMPLVDLTQRGSGSVKSMAARILAHLNVLHDQSSYF; encoded by the exons ATGTTGGCACCAGACTTGGTTTCAAGTGTTGCATCTGCTCCGGCTTCAGAAATAATTTCTCAAACATTAGAGGCCATTTTCGAAATTGCAGCTGCTGCCGGGGACGTCCTTGTTAAGAAGGATACATTTAAAGAGGTTTCAACTTATTTGGAAAGGATAGTCCCCATCTTAAGGGAGTTGAACAAGAAATCTATTCTTCATTCTGAGAGCTTAAACAATGTTATGGTGATTCTTAACCGAGAAATCAGAGCCGCAAAGCAACTGACCCTTGAGTGCAGGAAGAGAAACAAAGTGTATCTCTTAATCCATTGCCGAACAATAGTTAAGCGCCTAGAAGACACTATGAAAGAGATCAGTCGGGCTTTAGGTCTTCTTCCCCTGACTTCTCTAGATATTTCATCTGGCATAGTTGAAGAAATTGAAAAGCTTTGTGATAATATGCAGCGAGCTGAGTTCAGGGCAGCAATAGCAGAAGAAGAGATTTTGAACAAAATCGAGTCTGGAATCCAGGAGAGAAACGTCGATCGTTCTTATGCAAATAATTTGCTGGTTCTTATAGCAGAGGCAATCGGAATCTCAACTGAGAGGTCAGTGTTAAAGAAGGAATTAGAAGACTTCAGGAGTGAGATAGAAAACGCTCGGCTGAGGAAAGACCAGGCTGAAGCTATACAAATGGACCAAATAATTGCTTTATTAGAAAGAGCTGATGCAGCTTCATCTTCTAAGGAGAAAGAAATGAAATATATGATAAAGCGGAAATCTTTGGGGTTTCAACTATTGGAACCGCTTCAGTCATTTTATTGTCCAATCACCAGGGACGTTATGGTGGACCCTGTGGAAACTTCTTCTGGACAGACATTTGAGAAAAGTGCTATAGAAAAGTGGTTTGCCGATGGGAACAAATTGTGCCCCCTGACCATGACTTCTTTGGACACATCAATTTTGCGGCCCAATAAAACTCTTCGGCAATCCATAGAAGAATGGAAGGACAGAAATTCGATGATTACGATTGGTTCCTTGAAATCAAAACTCCAatctgaagaagaagaagaagtgctTCATTGCCTGGCTGATTTACTAGATCTCTGTAAACAAAGAGAATTGCATAAGGAATGGGTCATACTAGAGAACTACATACCGATTCTCATTCAACTTCTTGGTGTTAAAAATCCCGAGATAAGGAACAATGCTCTTGTCATCCTTTGCATTTTGGTGAAGGATAGTGATGATGCGAAG GAAAGAATCGCCAAAGTTGATAACGGTATTGAATCTATTGTTCGTTCACTTGGGCGCCGTGTTGAGGAAAGGAAGTTAGCAGTTGCATTACTTTTGGAGTTATCAAAATATAATTTGGTAAGAGAATGCATTGGGAAGGTTCAAGGTTGCATACTCCTATTAGTTACCATGTCCAACAGTGACGATAATCGGGCTGCCAGAGACGCACGAGAGCTACTGGAGAATCTGTCATTCTCTAATGAGAATGTTGTACAGATGGCGAAGGCAAACTATTTTAAACATTTGCTGCAGCGTCTCACTACAG GACCGGAAGATGTACAAATGATTATGGCATCAAATTTGGCAGAGATGGAATTGACCGACCACAATAAAGAATCTTTGGTTCAAGGAGGAGTAATGGGTCCACTTCTTTACATGGTCGCACATGGTGACATTCCAATTAAAATGGTGGCTGTTAGAGCTCTTAGAAACCTCTCAAGCTTGCCTAAAAATGGTCTACAGATGATTCGAGAAGGTGCTGAACGCCCATTACTTGACCTTCTTTTCAGTCTTAGTTCGTCATTGTCAAGTTTGCGTGAATACATAGCAGCCACAATTATGCAACTCTCCATTTCAATGGCGTCTCAAGAATCCAACCAGACACCCGTTTCATTTTTGGAATCAGATGAAGATATTATCAAGCTCATCTCTTTGATTAGCTTGATGGGGCCCAATGTAAAGCAAAGCATCATTCGGACCTTCCACGCCTTGTGTCAATCCCCCTCCACTACAAGTATCAAGACCAAGTTGATACAG TCCTCAGCTGTACAAGTATTGGTTCAGTTGTGCGAGCATGATGACCTAAACCTACGAGCAAGTGCTGTAAAGCTGTTCTCTTGCTTAGTAGAAGGCAGCAGTGAAGTCACCACTATCCTGGAGCATGTGAATCAGAAGTGCATTGAGACTATAATCAAGATCATCAAAACTTCTGATGACGAAGAGGAGGTCGCTTATGCAATGGACATTATCTCTAACCTTCCCGAAAACACCGAGATCACACAGTGGCTTATGGATGCTGGGGCACTACATGTCATACTCAGCTTTCTCCAGAATAGCAAGCGGAATGGTCCCCATAGAAATCAGTTGACAGAGAATGCTGTTGGAGCCATTTGTCGGTTCACTGCTCCAACGAACTtggaatggcaaaagaatgcAGCTGGAGCTGGCATTATACCGTTGTTCGTACATTTGCTGGAGTCTGGAACTTCATTGACAAAGGAACGTGCAGCCATATCTCTTTCTCGGTTTTCAAAGAGTTCACCAAGTTTGAGCCAGTCTTTACCTAACCGCAAAGGATTCTGCTGCTTCTCGGCCCCACCAGAAACTGGATGCCCTGTTCATGGAGGAATCTGTGGCATTGTTTCATCATTTTGCCTTGTGGAGGCTGGTGCAGTGGGGCCACTGGTTAGGATTCTTGGGGAACCTGATCCCGGAGCTTGTGAGGCTTCTTTAGATGCACTATTAACTTTAATCGAAGGTGAGAGACTGCAGATGGGTAGTAAGGTGCTTACAGATGCAAATGCCATCCCACCTATAATAAAATTTCTTGTTCACCCAAAAGCTAGTTTGCAAGAGAAGGCCTTAAATGCTCTAGAAAGAATGTTCCGGTTGCTGGAGTTTAAACAGAAGTTTGGAGGCTCAGCTCAGATGCCTTTAGTCGACTTAACTCAGCGTGGAAGCGGTAGTGTGAAATCTATGGCAGCCAGAATACTTGCTCACCTGAACGTGCTTCACGATCAGTCTTCTTATTTCTGA